The proteins below are encoded in one region of Triticum aestivum cultivar Chinese Spring chromosome 1B, IWGSC CS RefSeq v2.1, whole genome shotgun sequence:
- the LOC123108081 gene encoding L-type lectin-domain containing receptor kinase VIII.2, with protein sequence MPPAMATLTTTSPPLLLLSIILFLLADAAATADAVRFDYATLTLATLKLLGDAHLNNNTIRLTRDLPVPTSAAGRALYAAPVRLLAGFSTSFAFTVTTLNRGSVGGGLAFVVAPDAASVGDGGAFIGLDPAADVAVEFDTLMDLQFGDVNGNHVGVDLGSMVSVAAADLDLAGVELTSGRTVYAWIEYAPGKAMDVFVSYSAKRPPAPVLSATVDLAGYVKEQAFVGFSASTQGSTEIHAIEWWSFSTPSPPSPAPSKPPPVSAVAPPPARVLDPTLPSTPQLPGITPPATPATVSAPPTSSVTAASAPAISVARNNAKTPHPPPQGAVAGAATAGAVVAASFAGFALWALARRAKARKRDAMAVATKRDNVASAAAMARSPREFSYKELSAATRGFDASRVIGNGAFGVVYKGIVPDTGAMVAVKRCTNANADGAQARAEFLSELSIIAGLRHRNLLRLQGWCYEKGEILLVYDYMRNGSLDRTLFDASSPALPWRHRHEILAGVASALAYLHHECDRRVIHRDVKSSNVMLDESYRARLGDFGLARQAEHGASPDATAAAGTMGYLAPEYMLTGRATEATDVFSFGALVLEVACGRRPIGTEGRCNNLVEWVWSLHGEARVLDAVDPRLGGEYDEGEMRRVLLVGLVCSSPEPERRPGMRAVVQMLSGEADPPFVPAARPSMSFSANHQLLLSLQDSVSDYNALGLNLSDEDSSSDSLSSSSLTSTLRKGGHDIGFSSTAGGDAR encoded by the coding sequence ATGCCGCCCGCAATGGCCACGCTCACCaccacctcccctcccctcctcctcctcagcatCATCCTCTTCCTGCTGGCTgacgccgccgccacggccgacgcGGTGCGGTTCGACTACGCCACGCTGACCCTCGCCACTCTCAAGCTGCTGGGCGACGCGCACCTCAACAACAACACCATCCGCCTCACGCGGGACCTGCCGGTGCCCACCTCGGCCGCGGGGCGGGCGCTCTACGCGGCCCCCGTTCGCCTcctcgccggcttctccaccagcTTCGCCTTCACCGTCACCACGCTCAACCGGGGCTCCGTCGGCGGGGGGCTCGCCTTCGTcgtcgcccccgacgccgcctccgtcggcgacggcggggcgttcatcgggctcgaccccgccgccgacgTCGCCGTCGAGTTCGACACGCTCATGGACCTCCAGTTCGGGGACGTCAACGGGAACCACGTGGGCGTCGATCTCGGCAGCATGGTGTCCGTGGCCGCCGCCGATCTGGATTTGGCTGGGGTCGAGCTCACCAGCGGGAGGACCGTGTACGCGTGGATCGAGTACGCGCCGGGGAAGGCCATGGACGTGTTCGTGTCCTACTCGGCCAAGCGGCCCCCGGCGCCGGTGCTGTCGGCGACGGTCGATCTGGCGGGCTATGTCAAGGAGCAGGCGTTCGTGGGGTTCTCCGCTTCCACGCAGGGCAGCACGGAGATCCACGCCATCGAGTGGTGGAGCTTCTCGACCCCGTCCCCTCCTTCCCCGGCGCCGTCCAAGCCGCCGCCCGTTTCCGCGGTTGCTCCCCCTCCGGCGAGGGTCCTCGACCCGACGCTTCCCTCTACTCCGCAGCTCCCGGGCATCACGCCGCCAGCGACACCAGCGACGGTTTCGGCACCGCCGACCAGCTCAGTTACTGCGGCGAGCGCCCCGGCCATTTCGGTCGCTCGGAATAATGCCAAGACGCCGCACCCGCCTCCACAAGGGGCCGTGGCCGGCGCCGCGACGGCGGGGGCAGTCGTGGCGGCGTCGTTCGCGGGCTTCGCGCTCTGGGCGCTCGCGCGCCGCGCCAAGGCTAGGAAGCGGGACGCCATGGCGGTGGCCACGAAGCGCGACAAcgtggcgtcggcggcggccatggcgcggtCGCCGCGGGAGTTCTCCtacaaggagctcagcgccgcgaCGCGGGGCTTCGACGCGTCCCGGGTCATCGGCAACGGCGCGTTCGGCGTCGTGTACAAGGGCATCGTCCCGGACACGGGCGCCATGGTCGCCGTGAAGCGGTGCACCAACGCCAACGCCGACGGCGCGCAGGCGCGGGCCGAGTTCCTCTCCGAGCTCTCCATCATCGCGGGCCTCCGCCACCGCAACCTCCTCCGGCTCCAGGGCTGGTGCTACGAGAAAGGCGAGATCCTGCTGGTCTACGACTATATGCGCAACGGCAGCCTGGACCGGACGCTCTTCGACGCCTCCTCCCCGGCCCTGCCGTGGCGCCACCGCCACGAGATCCTCGCCGGCGTGGCCTCCGCGCTGGCCTACCTCCACCACGAGTGCGACCGCCGCGTCATCCACCGGGACGTCAAGTCGAGCAACGTGATGCTGGACGAGTCGTACCGCGCGCGGCTGGGCGACTTCGGGCTCGCGCGGCAGGCCGAGCACGGCGCGTCCCCGGACGCCACGGCCGCGGCCGGCACCATGGGGTACCTGGCGCCGGAGTACATGCTGACCGGCCGCGCCACCGAGGCCACCGACGTGTTCAGCTTCGGCGCGCTGGTGCTGGAGGTGGCGTGCGGGCGGCGGCCCATCGGGACGGAGGGCCGGTGCAACAACCTGGTGGAGTGGGTGTGGAGCCTGCACGGCGAGGCCCGCGTGCTGGACGCCGTCGACCCGCGGCTCGGCGGCGAGTACGACGAGGGGGAGATGCGGCGGGTGCTGCTGGTGGGGCTTGTGTGCTCCAGCCCGGAGCCGGAGCGCCGGCCGGGGATGCGCGCCGTGGTGCAGATGCTGAGCGGGGAGGCGGACCCGCCGTTCGTGCCGGCGGCGAGGCCGTCCATGAGCTTCAGCGCCAACCACCAGCTGCTGCTGAGCCTCCAGGACAGCGTGTCCGACTACAACGCGCTGGGGCTGAACCTGTCGGATGAGGACTCCTCGTCCGACTCGCTGAGCTCGTCGTCGCTCACCAGCACTCTGCGCAAGGGCGGCCACGACATCGGGTTCAGCAGCACCGCCGGCGGCGACGCCCGGTGA